In Magallana gigas chromosome 1, xbMagGiga1.1, whole genome shotgun sequence, the sequence aataaaattggAGAACATTTCCATTTAACTTATGGCGAAAAATTCTTACGCTGAATGGTCAGTGAATAAGCTATTGGATCCGAAAACTGTGCTCGGGGGTTTTGAATCTCAATATCATCAATaggataattttatatttttatatatatacaaaaaacccaaataatttTACTCCTAATATGATGGATTTTAGCACTTACAACAGAGGAGTAACATGATCAATATCAATTCaatagaatttatattttacgtttcattacattattttaatgcTCACAAGTAGCACTTTTGTGCTGTTTTGAGATGTTGTCAGTTATTTGTCAATTTTACGATTATGAATAAGAGATTCTGAACAGATTGAATGCCTTCACGTTAAGGTCACCATGCATGGGAATCCTGACAagaaaaattttcttatttctgTAATAAGTAATCAAAATCACTATGCAAGAAAATAGCGGTATCAGTCACCATAGAAATTGTTTTCGTGAACTTCTGAATGCTGGATTTTAAATAGTAGAATTTTGCACAAAAAAATAATCGATATTATAACCttctaaataaagataatagttaaaacttttttttaattctaacaaGCTTTATCAtctagaagtttttttaaaatctattctTTGAAACATCCCATCATATTCAGAACAAAATAATTAAGGGAACTGGGTACTCATCAAATTACCCATTAGGTATACCAATGctagaaaacatttttaaatacgATTTTTTGCCATAAAATTTATCATCTAGTAAAAATAAGTCAAATACCAATGTATTTTcggtttattatttttgtttttgtttgttttgttttttttttgtctatatCTTTGTACAACTCCCTTCTCAAGAGTATCATTACATCCTAACAattgtgacccccccccccgataatTTCACTTACTAGTATATTGatgattattttacaaaaatcacTTTTACCCATTAAAAACATTAGGTTTATCTTATCTTAGAGTGTTGTTGTTTAAGGGTTAGGTATTCCACACCTGATGGTCTAGGTCCGGGATAAACAGAAATATAACCGTCATATGGTCAGGCGTGTGAACAACACGGATTTGTGGTGATTTAAAGGTTTGAATATACGCAATCTGGGGATTTTTTCTTTCTAAACAGTGGGATACAATGATTGCACTATGATAACGCCCATATGGTAGTGGTGATATGTTTGTGACGAATGTTTAAGAGATTTGGATGATAGTAGCTATTCTATTAACTGCATTAatatcattatgataatttccTCTATAAATTTAggaatatattcaaatttttaaagttataaaatattaggattttttttatcgaatAATAGTTATGgctgaaaaaaatcatttctaaaatttaaagaCATACATGAGTAATTTTTTGACTATCCAGTCTCCTTAAAGGTGATAGAATAATTGATAAGCCTAGGACAATGCACTGGACTAGAtggctatatagccatttttagattttattaatttaagaaGAGCTTGGTatctaaattaattaaattttcaaagataatatatggaaataatgtttattaaatgataGTCTGTggctaaaaataataaaatcagattTCTTGAGGGTAGATCTGGGGGTTGAGCTATTGACCACTCAGCTtcttcaaagagcaatggccaAACAAATacagatactgtggaatcattagattttgtgggggctcaattttcgtggaattcgagGGTatctctcatccacgaattaacatcctccacgaattgatAAATAAGGGTGATTAAGTCTTTTTGTAtgtatataaggaataaggaatcattctttgagtattatgaggtgataatttcgttaggggtgtgatcaaatccaataaagcccgaagggctttatgatagatttgatcacaccccgaccgaaattatcatctcgaatgattccttattacttatatttatataattttaagccatcatacgattatatatttaaataattaagcaAACTCCGCTGGCccctcgatttggcgtcatttgtattatgggttatatagtacaaaatcgatatgtagtgttatcacaggcaaaaacactggaaaatgtaaatataaagaaatacacgaaattacgtccccacaaacctgtaaaatttaagttacACACGAAAATTATATTAGAAAGCCAACACAACAATAAAGATGTGTTTTACACCATCAAATCGAATTCACCATAACAAAAGGCATTACGGTCGTACATAATAACCAATGTAGTGGCTGATAACCATTTCGTAATTACTAATAGGTTGGTTATCATTAttggatttttaaagacatgaaGTCATAAAACTTGTAGTTTATAACAATTTCGATTCTTAAACAGAAGTGAATTACAATATGTAGCCTAAACAGTTTGTTAAACGCTTTCTCATTGGATGCTATTTTCTCACTGACAGAACCAATGGATGTACCACCAAGGAAAATGCGGCGTGTGTGGCGACCCCTATCAGGGACCACGTGACAACGAGGCTGGGGGGAGGTTCGCCAAGGGGATAATCGGGCGCCGTTACGTTGAGGGACAGACTATCGACCTAGTGATAGAGGTTACGGCACTACACTTCGGGTTCTTCGAATTCCGGATTTGTCCGAACAATAATGTTTCCAGTCCGGTGTCCCAGGCTTGTCTGGATCAACATCTGCTGGTCCTTAGCGACGGCAAAACACAGTGAGTCGATTGAAGCAACTGATTTGTGAAGCGTGTTGCTCTTCTGAGTCGATTCAAGTAACCAATTAGCGAAGCATATTGTTTTATTGAGTCGATTCCAGTAACCAATCAGCAAAGCATATTATTCTAGAGAGTCGAGAAAGAAACCAATCAGCGAAGCGTATTGTGTTAATTTATAGCTTCCAGTCTTTACATATGTAAGAAGTTTAATTAATGTCCAATCAATTTTATTAGCAAACATCCTTGCTAGCCAAGGATTTTTGATCCGCATCGCTCCAGTTTTTTGAGGGACGATGAGGATTAGAAACCGGCCTTGACTAGCGAAGATGAGTAGgaagttgtacatgtactttaactAATTGTATGCCATGCTGAGAATTCCTGCATACATTATGACGTTATTTTGTCTTGCTCAGCATTTTTTATCATCGCTCAGAGATCgcgttaattatttttttttatttatcttttctttttcaCAGTAGTTGGGGTTCAAAAATCTTGCAAGCACCaatttagctgcaggtctgtagctcccggtctaaaaaaaacaaactcgGATGGACGACCATGtcgtctatccgaatttttttagaccgggagctacagacctgcagctagcaCCAATTCTGTGTGGAATCCTTTGACCCTTTCGTAGTATTTAAGACTTAAGTATACGAACTTCGCCAAATCTAGACTTTAAATGGTCTTCTTGACAGGTACACAGAAGTGACAGCTACTGGCAGGTACTTGCTTGAAGCGCAACTTCCGCAAGGTCTGACATGCTCACAGTGCGTGATACAATGGAAATGGCACACAGGTAAACATTGGGTCAACACAGGTTATGCAGTGGTGATTAGATGTATTATATTGCAGGCAAATAGCATGAGAAACCAGAACAAGTTTGACTCATTGGTAAAAATCACTGTTTATAAATGGTTAAAAGTTAAGCAGGTTGGCCaatctttttttatgatttcaggCAACAATTTCGGTTTTGGACCTGACGGACGCAGTTGCAAAGGCTGTGGCCCGCAGGAGGAATTCTACGGATgtgctgacgtcacaatcatCTCCAAGACGACCTCTCTCCCTCAGGTACAGACGTCGCTCCCCCCTAACACACCGAGACCAGTAGTAATCACAAGACCAACAGAAACTCAGCCACCACCGGTCACCGCAAAACCAACCACAACTACCACCACCACTCCCGTTCCTACGACAACAGAAACAGTTATGACGTCATCAGTGAAGCCAACCTCTGGTTCCGGTTGTCGCGCCATTAATTTGTGGGCGGGGAATCCCACTTTGGATAAGTGGTGCATCTCCAACTGTGCTAAAGGAAATTGTCCATCGTCGGCTTGTGCTTgttcataaacattttttttgtcatgCATTTTGTATCTTCAAAGTTTAAAGCTAAGTAATTGATGCCtagtttcatttatttatagagGACTTAAAAATCAAGACTTTTTGGAGAGGCCGatttttctaataaattttGTACAATGTACACATTCATTAAACAAAGCTGTGTGATTTGATTCATTTTGTTCTATTGTATTAAACttaacatataaaaattaaatctaaaataatttttgattctctatttttaaaaatctaaacatGCAGTAGATGTAAATGAACatgataaatcattttcaaaatcttcctTTCATTTTTATTCCTTGTGGTCCacataaaaatgtgaaaattcatatttgagCCCAATAtaacttctctctctctctctctctcaacttgAATGCAAAAAGTATATTAATTCACATTAgtttacttattttattttgacttCTACATGAATAAATAcctaattatatacatgttcatgttaACAAATGACAATGACCTTAAACCGCTACTTAACAAACTGCAACATTTGTCTAATCTGTCAGTTAAGATCAGCCAACTTACCAGTCTCCTACATTGAAATTGGTCCATAATTGGTTAAAAGGGTTCATAATTTAAGGAAACATCCCACAACAAAAAAAGAGCCATAATAATTTAACCAAACAATGTCAGTAGTGTCCAATTTTGGCTTAATAAACAAGTGTACTTGATTATCAATAAAGCATAGAAAATTCTGGATCTTTCATTCCACATTAATTAATCGATTTTTACCTCATCTGAattgagatttttctatattgacaataaatatacatgtacataagctTATCGTAAATAAGGataaacagaaga encodes:
- the LOC105324085 gene encoding uncharacterized protein, whose translation is MDHVVLGLLVLCTLLVSVSGHGRLLDPPSRSSMWRFGLSSAVNYNDNQLSCGGFANQWMYHQGKCGVCGDPYQGPRDNEAGGRFAKGIIGRRYVEGQTIDLVIEVTALHFGFFEFRICPNNNVSSPVSQACLDQHLLVLSDGKTQYTEVTATGRYLLEAQLPQGLTCSQCVIQWKWHTGNNFGFGPDGRSCKGCGPQEEFYGCADVTIISKTTSLPQVQTSLPPNTPRPVVITRPTETQPPPVTAKPTTTTTTTPVPTTTETVMTSSVKPTSGSGCRAINLWAGNPTLDKWCISNCAKGNCPSSACACS